GCGCGAGCTCTTCGCCATGCTGCCGCTGGATCTCACGATCGACGACTATTCGACCAACGAGAAGATCGCCTACTTGCCGCGCAAGCTGAGCGATGACGGCAGCGCCCGCTTCGAAAACGAGGCGGTCGGCGACCTTTGCTACTACGCGCCCTGGGGCAATCTGGCGATGTTCCATGGCCCCTATCGCTGGTCGCGCGGGCTGGTCCGGATCGGCCGACTGGATCAGGGCGCAAAGCCTCTGCTGGTGCGCGGCGAGTTTCCGCTCCGCATCGAAGCGCTGACCTGACGCGCGGCGCTCGATCCCTTTCCCCAACCACAAGGAGACCCTGCCATGAACCGGAACACCGACTCTGGAATCGAACTCCATCATCACGGCGCGCCCGATGCCGGCCGCCGCAATCTGCTCAAGCTGACCGGCGCCGGCATCGCCACCTTCGGTGCAGCGTCATTTCTCAAAACTCCCAATGCAAAGGCTCAGAATATGTCACAGGAATGGGACAAGGTTTTCCCCAAGAGCGAAAAGGTCGACCACGAGAAGGTCACGTTCAAGAACCGTTACGGCATCACCCTTGCGGGCGATCTCTACCTGCCGAAGGACCGGGCGAATGACCGCCTTCCGGCCATCGTCGTCAGCGGCCCGTTCGGCGCTGTCAAGGAACAGTCGTCGGGTCTCTATGCGCAGATCATGGCCGAGCGCGGCTTCGCCACACTGGCGTTCGATCCGTCTTTCACAGGCGAGAGCGGCGGCGAGCCGCGCAATGTCGCGTCGCCCGACATCAACACCGAGGATTTCATGGCAGGGGTGGATTATCTCGGCCTGCATGATGCCGTCGACCGTGAGCGGATTGGCGTCATCGGCATCTGCGGCTGGGGCGGCATGGCGCTGAATGC
The window above is part of the Rhizobium sp. ACO-34A genome. Proteins encoded here:
- a CDS encoding MFS transporter, with the protein product MRLKLTFADQQFTATLEDNAAGRELFAMLPLDLTIDDYSTNEKIAYLPRKLSDDGSARFENEAVGDLCYYAPWGNLAMFHGPYRWSRGLVRIGRLDQGAKPLLVRGEFPLRIEALT